In Carassius gibelio isolate Cgi1373 ecotype wild population from Czech Republic chromosome B2, carGib1.2-hapl.c, whole genome shotgun sequence, a single genomic region encodes these proteins:
- the LOC127950781 gene encoding protein SNORC-like: MGVCSNSSGLSQLVFIGALAICMAFVQSESVADSSPTLQNDNQDTLSGAGGFDVTTKVPLQDTADNGYTFDYEDGTPSITLDVEEVVLGPGAITAIVIAVFLGASVLLALIVITLRKFTAS; encoded by the exons ATGGGCGTCTGCAGCAATTCCAGCGGTTTATCTCAGCTCGTCTTCATTGGTGCTCTGGCTATCTGCATGGCTTTTGTGCAGTCAG AATCAGTTGCTGATTCCTCCCCTACACTGCAGAATGATAACCAGGACACACTATCTGGCGCTGGAGGCTTCGATGTGACAACAAAAGTCCCTTTACAAGACACCGCAGATAATGGCTACACCTTTGATTATGAGGATGGTACCCCCTCAATAACTCTGGATGTGGAAGAAG TTGTGCTGGGGCCTGGTGCCATCACAGCTATCGTCATCGCCGTGTTCCTTGGAGCCTCTGTTCTTCTCGCTCTCATTGTGATCACACTCAGAAAGTTCACTGCCTCTTAA